One Stigmatella aurantiaca genomic region harbors:
- a CDS encoding MBL fold metallo-hydrolase, whose translation MSEAIRGMPPPPPPARPRPAAVVTLYRRVGARLEVFWVKREKALSFAGGFYAFPGGKVDAADAAVPVRGASGDEAAARVAAARELFEETGVLVAEGAEAVPAERLKQWRQELLSGQRPWGELLAREGLGLRAEDFVPAGRWITPAFMPIRFDARFFAVEMPPHAQAEMWPGEFTEAAWVAPAEALARWEQGTALLHTPNLYALKVLNQPGPMEAMAERLASPPHCSEFVTRRIEFQQGVRVVALETPTLPPATHTNTYVLGNGELLIVDPGAGDSREYGKLLELMASMKEEGLRPVAVFLTHHHGDHIGGARAVKEALGIPLWCHARTADHLDFAADRLLEEGEVLELAGTPPQRWRVLHTPGHARGHLTLVDERSHAAVVGDMVAGVGTIVIDPPEGNMRDYLAQLARLRDWPVTTLYPAHGVPIPDGPGKLQEYIDHRAAREARILEAVPASGVSLSQVVERAYADTPPFLFPVAERSALASLEKLTDEGKVRVEAGQYYRV comes from the coding sequence ATGAGCGAGGCGATTCGAGGCATGCCCCCCCCGCCGCCGCCGGCCCGTCCGCGCCCGGCGGCCGTGGTGACGCTGTACCGGAGGGTGGGCGCGCGGCTGGAGGTGTTCTGGGTCAAGCGCGAGAAGGCGCTGAGCTTCGCGGGCGGCTTCTACGCGTTCCCGGGCGGGAAGGTGGACGCGGCGGATGCGGCGGTGCCGGTGCGGGGCGCCTCGGGAGACGAGGCCGCCGCACGCGTGGCCGCCGCCCGGGAGCTGTTCGAGGAGACAGGGGTGCTGGTGGCCGAAGGCGCGGAGGCGGTGCCCGCGGAGCGGCTGAAGCAGTGGCGCCAGGAGCTGCTGTCGGGCCAGCGCCCCTGGGGGGAGCTGCTGGCGCGGGAGGGGCTGGGGCTCCGGGCGGAGGACTTCGTCCCGGCGGGCCGGTGGATCACCCCCGCGTTCATGCCCATCCGCTTCGATGCCCGGTTCTTCGCGGTGGAGATGCCGCCCCACGCCCAGGCGGAGATGTGGCCGGGGGAGTTCACCGAGGCGGCCTGGGTGGCGCCCGCCGAGGCCCTGGCCCGCTGGGAGCAGGGCACGGCCCTGCTGCACACCCCCAACCTCTACGCGCTGAAGGTCCTGAATCAGCCGGGCCCGATGGAGGCGATGGCCGAGCGCCTGGCCTCCCCCCCGCACTGCTCGGAGTTCGTCACCCGGCGCATCGAGTTCCAGCAGGGCGTCCGGGTGGTGGCCCTGGAGACGCCCACGTTGCCGCCCGCCACGCACACCAACACGTACGTGCTGGGCAATGGCGAGCTGCTCATCGTAGACCCGGGGGCGGGGGACTCCCGCGAGTACGGCAAGCTGCTGGAGCTGATGGCCTCGATGAAGGAGGAGGGGCTGCGCCCCGTGGCCGTCTTCCTCACCCACCACCATGGGGACCACATTGGCGGGGCCCGGGCGGTGAAGGAGGCGCTGGGCATTCCCCTGTGGTGCCACGCGCGCACGGCGGACCACCTGGACTTCGCCGCGGACCGGCTGCTGGAGGAGGGCGAGGTGCTGGAGCTGGCGGGCACTCCGCCCCAGCGCTGGCGCGTGTTGCACACGCCGGGGCATGCCCGGGGGCACCTCACCCTGGTGGATGAGCGGAGCCATGCCGCGGTGGTGGGGGACATGGTGGCCGGCGTGGGCACCATCGTCATCGATCCGCCCGAGGGAAACATGCGCGACTACCTGGCGCAGCTCGCGCGGCTCCGGGACTGGCCGGTCACCACGCTGTATCCCGCGCACGGTGTCCCCATCCCCGATGGGCCGGGCAAGCTTCAGGAGTACATCGATCACCGCGCGGCGCGCGAGGCCCGCATCCTGGAGGCCGTGCCCGCCTCCGGCGTCTCCCTGTCCCAAGTGGTGGAGCGCGCCTACGCGGACACGCCCCCCTTCCTGTTCCCGGTGGCCGAGCGCAGCGCGCTGGCCTCTCTGGAGAAGCTCACGGACGAGGGGAAGGTCCGGGTGGAGGCGGGGCAGTACTACCGGGTGTAG
- a CDS encoding PPK2 family polyphosphate kinase produces MTALTLNKPGQKVRLSDYPEQPPKGLTEKKVQAEFGALCEELFDLQDLLWGARQNSVLVVLQGRDTAGKDGAINHVVGCLNPRGVHVTSFGAPTQEELDHDFLWRVHRHAPRKGEFAIFNRSHYEDVLVARVNKLVPKPVWKERFGHIRDFEELLAEHGTLVLKFFLHISFEEQEKRLLKREQDARKAWKISPGDWKDRDHWEDYTEAYEDALSRTSTKAAPWTLVPADAKWYRNLVLARAIAEALRPYRKAWQAQLDAVGEAKKEELAQYRQKK; encoded by the coding sequence ATGACCGCTCTCACGTTGAACAAGCCGGGCCAGAAGGTCCGGCTGTCGGATTACCCGGAGCAGCCCCCCAAGGGGCTGACCGAGAAGAAGGTCCAGGCGGAGTTCGGAGCGCTCTGCGAAGAGCTCTTCGACCTGCAGGACCTGCTCTGGGGCGCGCGGCAGAACTCCGTGCTGGTCGTCCTGCAAGGCCGGGACACGGCGGGCAAGGACGGGGCGATCAACCACGTGGTGGGCTGCCTCAACCCTCGGGGCGTCCACGTGACGTCCTTCGGCGCGCCCACCCAGGAAGAGCTCGACCACGACTTCCTCTGGCGCGTTCACCGCCATGCGCCCCGAAAGGGCGAGTTCGCCATCTTCAACCGCTCGCACTACGAGGACGTGCTCGTGGCGCGCGTGAACAAGCTGGTGCCCAAGCCGGTCTGGAAGGAGCGCTTCGGCCACATCCGCGACTTCGAGGAGCTGCTGGCCGAGCACGGCACCCTCGTCCTCAAGTTCTTCCTCCACATCAGCTTCGAGGAGCAGGAGAAGCGGCTGCTCAAGCGCGAGCAGGACGCGAGAAAGGCCTGGAAGATCAGCCCCGGGGACTGGAAGGACCGCGACCACTGGGAGGACTACACGGAGGCGTACGAGGACGCCCTGTCCCGCACGTCGACCAAGGCGGCGCCGTGGACCCTCGTACCGGCGGACGCCAAGTGGTACCGCAACCTCGTGTTGGCGCGCGCCATCGCCGAGGCCCTGCGCCCCTACCGCAAGGCCTGGCAGGCCCAGCTCGACGCGGTGGGCGAGGCCAAGAAGGAAGAGCTCGCCCAGTACCGCCAGAAGAAGTGA
- the rpoH gene encoding RNA polymerase sigma factor RpoH, whose protein sequence is MQASLTSTDSLSTYLSEINQYPLLTQQEEQALARSFRQGDLQAGHRLVTSNLRFVVKVAYEYRSYGLRMSDLIQEANIGLMKAVQKFDPDKGIRLISYAVWWIRAYIQGYVLKNWSLVKLGTTQAQRRLFFALARTRRELEKLGNTDGNIVNAEEIARKLNVKASEVREMEQRMGGRDLSLDAPMGEDGDATHMDFVASDAVSQADEVADRQEADLARNRIQQALQRLDPRERFIIEKRVMSDTEMTLSELGEHFGFSRERARQLEIRAKDKLKAELASLMAEVGEGQAAMVG, encoded by the coding sequence ATGCAGGCCTCTCTCACCTCGACCGACTCCCTCTCGACCTACCTCTCGGAGATCAACCAGTACCCGCTGCTGACCCAGCAGGAGGAGCAGGCACTGGCTCGGAGCTTCCGTCAGGGAGATCTCCAGGCGGGCCACCGGCTGGTGACGAGCAACCTGCGCTTCGTGGTGAAGGTCGCCTACGAGTACCGCTCGTACGGCCTGCGCATGAGCGACCTCATCCAGGAGGCGAACATCGGCCTGATGAAGGCCGTGCAGAAGTTCGATCCGGACAAGGGCATCCGCCTCATCTCCTACGCGGTGTGGTGGATCCGCGCCTACATCCAGGGCTACGTCCTCAAGAACTGGTCGCTGGTGAAGCTGGGCACCACCCAGGCGCAGCGCCGGCTGTTCTTCGCCCTGGCGCGCACCCGCCGCGAGCTGGAGAAGCTCGGCAACACGGACGGCAACATCGTCAACGCCGAGGAGATCGCCCGCAAGCTCAACGTGAAGGCCTCGGAAGTGCGCGAGATGGAGCAGCGCATGGGCGGGCGGGACCTGTCCCTGGACGCCCCCATGGGCGAGGACGGCGACGCGACGCACATGGACTTCGTGGCCTCCGACGCCGTCTCCCAGGCCGATGAGGTCGCCGACCGCCAGGAGGCGGACCTGGCTCGCAACCGCATCCAGCAGGCCCTGCAGCGGCTGGACCCGCGCGAGCGCTTCATCATCGAGAAGCGCGTGATGAGCGACACGGAGATGACGCTGAGCGAGCTGGGCGAGCACTTCGGCTTCTCGCGCGAGCGCGCCCGCCAGCTGGAGATCCGCGCCAAGGACAAGCTCAAGGCCGAGCTGGCCTCCCTGATGGCCGAGGTCGGCGAGGGCCAGGCCGCGATGGTGGGCTAG